From the Entomomonas sp. E2T0 genome, one window contains:
- the garD gene encoding galactarate dehydratase, with protein sequence MTDETTSTPLYIKVHPSDNVAIVVNDHGLPTGTVFADGLTLVEDIPQAHKVALTDIADGEAFIRYGEVVGYAIGNVKKGSWVHEGITRMPTAPELHELPIATKIPKPLPPLEGYTFEGYKNPDGSVGTRNLLGITMSVNCVSGVVEYVTKIIERDLLPKYPNVDGVIPLTHLYGCGVAIDAPAAIIPIRSIHNLAKNPNFGGEVMVVSLGCEKFQPERLLKGTPDTQPIKLVDADDVVVLQDEQHHGFQSMVEHILAVAERHLARLNQRKRETVPASELVVGMQCGGSDAFSGVTANPSVGFASDLLVRCGATVMFSEVTEVRDGIHLLTPRVANEEVGKALIREMAWYDDYLNAGKVDRSANTTPGNKKGGLNNIVEKAMGSIAKSGTSAIVEVLSPGQRPTKRGLIFAATPASDFVCGTQQVASGITVQVFTSGRGTPYGLAAVPVIKMASRNAIADRWFDLMDISAGDIALGKKTIEDVGWELFKMILEVASGKKPWSDHWGLHNPLAVFNPAPVT encoded by the coding sequence ATGACTGATGAGACTACTAGCACACCTCTATATATTAAAGTTCACCCCAGTGATAATGTTGCAATTGTTGTTAATGACCATGGTCTACCTACAGGCACTGTCTTTGCAGATGGTTTAACACTGGTTGAAGATATTCCTCAAGCACATAAAGTAGCACTGACAGATATTGCTGATGGTGAAGCCTTTATCCGTTATGGCGAAGTTGTTGGCTATGCCATTGGCAATGTAAAAAAAGGGAGTTGGGTACATGAAGGCATAACCCGTATGCCAACAGCGCCAGAACTACATGAACTGCCTATAGCCACCAAAATACCAAAACCTCTTCCGCCCTTAGAAGGCTATACTTTTGAAGGCTATAAAAATCCAGATGGTAGTGTTGGTACTCGTAATCTATTAGGGATTACCATGAGTGTTAACTGTGTATCGGGTGTTGTAGAGTATGTCACTAAAATAATTGAACGTGATCTGCTGCCTAAATACCCTAATGTGGATGGTGTTATCCCTCTTACCCACCTTTATGGCTGCGGTGTTGCCATTGATGCGCCAGCAGCTATTATTCCTATCAGATCAATTCATAACTTAGCTAAAAACCCCAACTTTGGCGGTGAGGTAATGGTTGTTAGTTTAGGTTGTGAAAAATTCCAACCAGAACGGTTGCTCAAAGGCACACCTGATACACAACCTATCAAACTAGTTGATGCCGATGATGTGGTGGTACTACAAGATGAACAACATCATGGTTTTCAATCCATGGTTGAACATATTCTAGCGGTAGCAGAAAGACACTTAGCACGTCTCAACCAAAGAAAACGTGAAACAGTCCCTGCCTCCGAACTTGTGGTTGGTATGCAGTGTGGTGGAAGCGATGCTTTCTCTGGCGTTACAGCCAATCCTTCAGTTGGTTTTGCTTCTGATTTATTAGTACGTTGTGGTGCAACCGTTATGTTCTCTGAAGTGACAGAAGTACGTGACGGGATCCACTTACTCACACCACGGGTAGCCAACGAAGAAGTGGGCAAAGCACTTATTCGAGAAATGGCATGGTATGACGATTATTTAAATGCTGGCAAAGTAGACCGCAGTGCTAACACTACCCCAGGCAATAAAAAAGGGGGCTTAAATAATATTGTAGAAAAAGCCATGGGCTCCATTGCCAAATCTGGCACCAGTGCTATTGTAGAAGTATTATCACCCGGCCAACGCCCCACAAAACGCGGCCTAATCTTTGCCGCTACTCCTGCCAGTGATTTTGTTTGTGGCACACAACAAGTCGCCTCTGGCATTACTGTTCAAGTATTTACCTCAGGGCGTGGTACACCTTATGGTTTAGCCGCTGTACCTGTTATTAAAATGGCCAGTCGCAATGCTATTGCAGATCGCTGGTTTGACTTAATGGATATCAGCGCAGGTGATATTGCATTAGGCAAGAAAACTATTGAAGACGTAGGTTGGGAATTATTTAAAATGATCTTAGAAGTAGCCAGTGGCAAAAAACCTTGGTCAGATCATTGGGGACTACATAACCCACTGGCTGTATTTAATCCAGCTCCTGTAACATAA
- the rsgA gene encoding ribosome small subunit-dependent GTPase A: MPYQQLTSYGLSSRFEQDALLFPELTLARVTGQHRNIYTIITEHGEAHALVSGKFIHCANTNTDFPVVGDWVMVSLADIEQTAIIHHILPRKTTFERRAAGTQNTVQIVASNIDYIFICMSLNNDFNLRRLERYLSIAWQGTATPVVVLTKSDLCADLANKLQQVAAVSLGVNVLVTSILQSDNYKVFAPYLSKEKTVVFLGSSGVGKSSLVNQLLGKDVFLTQAVGSDDSGRHTTTSRQLLVLPNGGAVIDTPGMRELQLDTGNLAKAFEDIESLALQCKYRNCTHTSENRCAVQQAISDGTLSLERLESYRKLARETQYEGLNSRQLEHAKINNMFGSVSEFSKLRRHVKNNRNN; this comes from the coding sequence ATGCCGTATCAACAGTTAACAAGTTACGGATTATCATCTCGTTTCGAACAAGACGCTTTGCTATTCCCAGAATTAACGCTAGCAAGAGTTACTGGGCAACATCGTAATATTTATACAATTATTACTGAGCATGGTGAAGCACACGCTTTAGTATCTGGTAAATTTATCCATTGCGCTAATACCAATACAGATTTTCCTGTGGTTGGCGATTGGGTAATGGTTAGTTTAGCTGATATTGAACAAACAGCTATTATTCATCATATCTTGCCAAGAAAAACTACATTTGAGCGTAGGGCAGCAGGAACTCAAAACACAGTACAAATTGTTGCTTCGAATATTGATTATATTTTTATTTGTATGTCATTAAATAATGACTTTAATCTACGTCGTTTAGAGCGTTATTTATCGATTGCTTGGCAAGGTACAGCAACACCTGTGGTTGTTTTGACAAAGTCAGACCTTTGTGCTGATTTAGCAAATAAACTGCAACAAGTAGCGGCGGTGAGTTTAGGTGTAAATGTGTTAGTTACTTCTATTCTACAGTCTGATAATTATAAGGTTTTTGCACCTTATCTCAGTAAGGAGAAAACGGTTGTTTTTTTAGGCTCGTCAGGTGTTGGGAAATCATCATTAGTTAATCAACTGCTAGGTAAGGATGTATTTCTAACTCAAGCAGTGGGTAGTGATGATTCAGGTCGACATACAACCACATCAAGACAGTTATTAGTACTGCCTAATGGTGGGGCTGTCATCGATACACCAGGAATGCGTGAGTTGCAGTTAGATACGGGAAATCTAGCTAAAGCGTTCGAAGATATCGAATCATTGGCTTTACAATGTAAATATAGAAATTGTACACATACCAGTGAAAATCGATGTGCAGTTCAACAAGCGATTTCTGATGGTACATTATCATTGGAGCGGTTGGAGAGCTATCGAAAACTTGCAAGGGAAACTCAGTATGAGGGACTAAACTCACGTCAGTTAGAACATGCGAAAATTAATAATATGTTTGGCAGTGTTAGCGAATTTAGTAAGCTGCGTCGTCATGTTAAAAATAATCGCAATAACTAA
- a CDS encoding sugar diacid recognition domain-containing protein: MSAYLLTSELAQQIVDKTMKIIGCNVNIIDTNGLIIGSGDPERIGELHEGAMMALSLGRMIAIDSKMSGDLHGVKPGVNLPLIIDDEVVGVIGLTGEPAHLKQFGELVCMSAVMMMEQAKLLRSVAQETRLREELVLDLLQSKELSKRHFEWAQRLGIDLNVPRVAIVVGIDSENLKVEVAIDEIKLLQDYLVAQNIGCLFAIRSLTEMIVLSPALNQYGRWDIEEHKARLAQLVLLSEQRSKLNIRTALGHYFKEGMGSNHLAYSYQTAYTTLMLGKQRKPEVKNYYYQEMSLPVLLNSLNSGWTASEFSLPLNKLKAQDSNGILQKTLHAWFKHNLQMGNTAKALHIHRNTLEYRLTKVASITGLDIELLDDRLLMYIALQLDGTNAVEDALHEIDD; the protein is encoded by the coding sequence GTGAGTGCTTATCTTCTTACTTCGGAATTAGCTCAACAGATTGTTGATAAAACAATGAAGATCATTGGTTGTAATGTGAATATTATTGATACCAATGGTTTGATCATAGGGAGTGGTGATCCTGAGCGAATAGGTGAGTTACATGAAGGGGCGATGATGGCTCTTTCATTAGGTCGTATGATAGCTATTGATTCAAAGATGAGTGGTGATTTACACGGTGTTAAACCGGGTGTTAATTTGCCTCTAATTATTGATGATGAAGTGGTTGGTGTTATTGGATTAACAGGGGAACCTGCGCATTTAAAACAGTTTGGCGAATTAGTTTGTATGTCTGCTGTGATGATGATGGAGCAAGCTAAGTTATTGCGTAGCGTCGCTCAAGAAACTCGTTTACGAGAGGAGCTGGTGCTTGATCTATTGCAGTCTAAAGAGTTATCTAAACGGCATTTTGAGTGGGCACAGCGTTTAGGTATTGATTTAAATGTGCCACGAGTGGCGATAGTTGTTGGTATTGATAGCGAAAATTTAAAAGTAGAAGTAGCCATTGATGAAATTAAGCTACTGCAAGATTATCTGGTTGCACAAAATATAGGTTGTTTATTTGCTATTCGTTCGCTAACAGAAATGATTGTCTTGTCGCCTGCATTAAACCAGTATGGACGTTGGGATATAGAAGAGCATAAGGCAAGGCTTGCTCAGTTGGTGTTATTAAGTGAGCAACGTAGTAAGTTAAATATTAGAACGGCTTTAGGGCATTATTTTAAGGAGGGTATGGGTAGCAATCATTTAGCCTACTCATACCAGACTGCTTATACTACGTTAATGTTAGGTAAGCAACGTAAGCCTGAAGTAAAAAACTATTATTATCAAGAAATGTCCTTACCTGTGTTGTTAAATTCGTTAAACTCAGGCTGGACTGCTTCAGAATTTTCACTTCCTTTAAATAAGTTAAAAGCTCAAGATAGCAATGGCATATTACAGAAAACATTGCATGCTTGGTTTAAGCATAATCTGCAAATGGGTAATACCGCTAAAGCCTTGCATATTCACCGTAATACTTTGGAGTATAGGTTAACTAAAGTGGCTTCTATTACAGGCTTGGATATTGAGTTATTGGATGATAGGTTGTTGATGTATATTGCTTTGCAGTTGGATGGCACTAATGCTGTAGAAGATGCATTACATGAGATCGATGATTAA
- a CDS encoding MFS transporter yields MAENTNVVTRSAKRTNVRWMMVIFLFIVTAINYGDRSTIGIAGKSLSGELGFDAAAMGWVIASFSIAYVIGQLPGGWLLDRFGSKRVYFCSILFWSIFTLLQGTVHFFIGAWALIMLFTFRFLMGLAEAPSFPGNSRITAAWFPAKERATAVSIFNSAQYFATVIFAPIMGWLTHEYGWQSVFFFMGGIGIFISFVTIILVHNPKDHPWANKAEVDYIAEGGGLVDMDQKKEKKNEGPNLGYIKQLITNRMMLGVYLGQYCINVLTYFFITWFPIYLATERNLDIKSVGFLAAVPAICGFGGGILGGIFSDFLMRKTNSLAIARKTPIVFGMLFSMTMIFCNYVDSIPMVILFMSLAFFGKGVGALGWAVMADTAPKEISGLAGGLFNMFGNASSIISPIIIGYIVHTTGRFEWALVFVAAHAFMAAFSFLFIVGPIKRMELKKDPVKN; encoded by the coding sequence ATGGCTGAGAATACAAATGTAGTAACGCGAAGTGCTAAACGTACTAATGTACGTTGGATGATGGTTATTTTCTTATTTATTGTAACTGCTATTAACTATGGGGATCGTTCTACTATAGGTATTGCTGGTAAGAGTTTGAGTGGTGAGCTTGGCTTTGACGCAGCTGCGATGGGATGGGTTATCGCTTCTTTTAGTATTGCCTATGTTATTGGTCAGTTACCTGGTGGTTGGTTGTTAGATAGATTCGGTTCAAAACGAGTTTATTTTTGTAGTATTCTATTTTGGTCTATTTTTACTTTGTTACAAGGGACTGTTCATTTCTTTATTGGTGCATGGGCACTGATAATGTTATTTACTTTCCGCTTTTTAATGGGCTTAGCTGAGGCTCCATCATTTCCGGGGAATAGTCGAATCACTGCAGCATGGTTCCCAGCTAAAGAGCGGGCTACAGCCGTATCTATTTTTAACTCTGCACAATATTTCGCGACCGTTATTTTTGCGCCTATTATGGGTTGGTTAACTCATGAATATGGTTGGCAATCAGTGTTCTTCTTTATGGGCGGAATTGGTATTTTTATCAGTTTTGTCACTATTATTTTAGTGCATAATCCTAAAGATCACCCTTGGGCTAATAAAGCAGAAGTGGACTATATCGCCGAAGGTGGTGGTTTAGTAGATATGGACCAGAAAAAAGAGAAAAAGAACGAAGGTCCTAATCTTGGTTATATTAAACAATTGATTACCAATAGAATGATGTTAGGCGTTTATTTAGGTCAGTATTGCATCAATGTATTGACCTATTTTTTTATTACTTGGTTTCCTATTTATTTAGCAACAGAGCGTAACTTAGATATTAAGTCAGTAGGTTTCTTAGCTGCTGTACCTGCAATCTGTGGCTTTGGTGGGGGTATCTTAGGTGGCATATTCTCAGATTTTTTAATGAGAAAAACCAACTCTTTAGCCATAGCCCGTAAAACACCGATTGTGTTTGGCATGTTGTTTTCAATGACCATGATCTTTTGTAATTATGTAGATTCTATTCCAATGGTTATTTTGTTTATGTCATTAGCTTTCTTTGGTAAAGGAGTAGGAGCGTTAGGTTGGGCTGTAATGGCTGATACTGCACCTAAAGAAATCAGTGGTTTAGCAGGCGGCTTATTTAATATGTTTGGTAATGCTTCTAGTATTATTTCGCCTATTATTATTGGTTATATCGTTCATACTACAGGTCGTTTTGAGTGGGCTTTAGTATTCGTGGCAGCCCATGCATTTATGGCAGCGTTTAGTTTCTTATTTATTGTTGGCCCTATTAAGCGAATGGAGCTTAAAAAGGATCCCGTAAAGAATTGA